A DNA window from Synchiropus splendidus isolate RoL2022-P1 chromosome 2, RoL_Sspl_1.0, whole genome shotgun sequence contains the following coding sequences:
- the acsl1a gene encoding long-chain-fatty-acid--CoA ligase 1a isoform X2, whose protein sequence is MQVTVETVAAESRLDLRTTEGPSLTVMQAQEVLRQLRIPELEELRQYVRGLPTNTLLGMGAFAALTTYWLTTRPRALKPPCDLSLQSQEIPGEGHVRRSVLTDSDELMTYYYSDARTMYQVFQRGLRVSDNGPCLGSRKPNQPYEWQTYQEVADRAEHVGSALLHRGHSQSGDKFIGIFSQNRPEWTICELACYTYSLVAVPLYDTLGDEAIAYIVNKAQITTVFCDVAQKAGMILDCVRENGKMVKTIVVMETFDSELVARGKECGVDVLSLKDFEAIGAAYHQTPLPPKPEDMALICFTSGTTGSPKGAMLTHGNVIANTAAFLKVTQVHCMLSLHDVHISYLPLAHMFDRVVQGVMLIHGARIGYFQGDIRLLMDDLKTLQPTVFPVVPRLLNRMFDKVFSQANTPLKRWVLDFAFRRKEAELRSGVVRQDSLWDKLIFKKVQASLGGRVRLMITGAAPVSPTILTFLRAALGCQFYEGYGQTECTAGCSMSLPGDWTAGHVGPPLPCNLIKLVDVAEMNYLAANGEGEVCVKGPNVFQGYLGDPERTAEALDKDGWLHTGDVGKWLPNGALKIIDRKKHIFKLAQGEYIAPEKIETIYNRSDPVAQIFVHGDSLKACLVGVVVPDPDFLPIWAKKRGIEGSYTELCKNKEVKSNILEDILQLGKEAGLRSFEQVREIALHPEMFTVQNGLLTPTLKAKRSELLNRFREQIDELYAKIKM, encoded by the exons GGTCCGTCTTTGACAGTCATGCAGGCTCAGGAAGTCCTGAGGCAGCTGCGTATtccagagctggaggagctgcggcAGTATGTGCGCGGGCTGCCCACCAACACGCTGCTGGGGATGGGGGCTTTCGCCGCCCTCACCACCTACTGGCTGACCACCCGACCCAGAGCCCTCAAACCTCCCTGCGACCTCAGCCTGCAGTCCCAGGAAATTCCA GGCGAGGGCCATGTTCGGAGGTCGGTTCTGACGGACAGCGACGAGCTGATGACCTACTACTACAGCGACGCCCGGACCATGTACCAGGTTTTCCAGCGGGGGCTGCGCGTGTCAG ACAACGGACCATGTTTAGGGTCGAGAAAACCAAACCAGCCGTATGAATGGCAGACGTACCAGGAG GTGGCTGACAGAGCAGAGCATGTGGGATCTGCTCTCCTCCATCGGGGACACTCTCAGTCCGGGGACAAGTTCATCGGAATCTTCTCTCAGAACAGACCAGAG TGGACCATTTGTGAACTGGCCTGCTACACCTACTCCCTAGTGGCGGTCCCACTGTACGACACCCTCGGGGACGAAGCCATCGCCTACATCGTCAACAAAG CCCAAATCACCACGGTCTTCTGCGACGTGGCCCAAAAAGCCGGGATGATTCTGGACTGTGTCCGTGAAAACGGGAAGATGGTGAAGACCATTGTTGTCATGGAGACGTTTGACAGCGAGCTGGTGGCTCGAGGGAAAGAGTGTGGGGTGGACGTCCTCAGCCTGAAGGACTTTGAG GCCATCGGTGCAGCCTACCACCAGACCCCCTTG cCGCCTAAACCCGAGGACATGGCGCTGATCTGCTTCACGTCCGGCACCACAG GGAGCCCCAAAGGTGCCATGCTAACACACGGAAACGTCATCGCCAACACGGCAGCCTTCCTGAAAGTCACCCAG GTGCACTGCATGCTGAGCCTCCATGACGTTCATATTTCCTATCTGCCGCTCGCTCACATGTTTGACAGGGTGGTGCAG GGCGTGATGCTCATCCACGGAGCTCGGATCGGCTACTTCCAGGGAGACATCCGTCTGCTGATGGACGACCTGAAGACGCTGCAGCCCACCGTCTTTCCTGTGGTGCCACGGCTGCTCAACCGCATGTTTGATAAG gtgttcAGTCAAGCCAACACGCCGCTCAAGAGGTGGGTCCTGGACTTTGCCTTCAGGAGGAAGGAGGCGGAGCTTCGGAGCGGCGTGGTGAGACAGGACAGCTTGTGGGACAAACTCATCTTCAAGAAAGTGCAG GCGAGCCTCGGGGGACGGGTCAGACTGATGATCACTGGAGCAGCCCCGGTGTCGCCCACCATCCTCACCTTCCTGCGAGCGGCTCTGGGCTGTCAG TTCTACGAAGGTTACGGTCAGACGGAATGTACAGCTGGATGCTCCATGTCGCTGCCTGGAGACTGGACCGCCG GTCACGTGGGGCCACCGCTGCCCTGCAACCTCATCAAACTGGTGGACGTGGCAGAAATGAACTACCTGGCTGCCAACGGAGAGGGAGAG GTTTGTGTCAAAGGACCAAATGTGTTTCAGGGGTACCTGGGTGACCCCGAGAGGACTGCTGAAGCGCTGGACAAGGACGGCTGGCTGCACACTGGCGACGTTGGAAAGTGGCTTCct AACGGTGCTCTGAAAATCATCGACAGGAAGAAGCACATCTTCAAGCTGGCGCAGGGAGAGTACATCGCCCCCGAGAAGATCGAAACCATCTACAACCGCAGCGACCCCGTGGCCCAGATCTTTGTTCACGGCGACAGCTTAAAG GCCTGTCTGGTGGGAGTCGTCGTTCCCGATCCAGACTTCCTGCCCATTTGGGCGAAGAAAAGAGGCATTGAAGGGTCGTACACTGAACTCTGCAAGAACAAG GAGGTGAAGAGCAACATCCTGGAGGACATTCTGCAGCTGGGCAAAGAGGCGGGACTCAGGTCTTTCGAGCAG GTGCGAGAGATCGCGCTACACCCTGAAATGTTCACGGTCCAGAACGGCCTGCTCACCCCTACCCTGAAAGCCAAACGGTCCGAGCTGCTCAACCGCTTCCGAGAGCAGATCGATGAACTGTACGCCAAAATTAAAATGTGA
- the acsl1a gene encoding long-chain-fatty-acid--CoA ligase 1a isoform X3 has translation MNFRQGPSLTVMQAQEVLRQLRIPELEELRQYVRGLPTNTLLGMGAFAALTTYWLTTRPRALKPPCDLSLQSQEIPGEGHVRRSVLTDSDELMTYYYSDARTMYQVFQRGLRVSDNGPCLGSRKPNQPYEWQTYQEVADRAEHVGSALLHRGHSQSGDKFIGIFSQNRPEWTICELACYTYSLVAVPLYDTLGDEAIAYIVNKAQITTVFCDVAQKAGMILDCVRENGKMVKTIVVMETFDSELVARGKECGVDVLSLKDFEAIGAAYHQTPLPPKPEDMALICFTSGTTGSPKGAMLTHGNVIANTAAFLKVTQNTLSASTDDVLISFLPLAHMFERVVEGVMLIHGARIGYFQGDIRLLMDDLKTLQPTVFPVVPRLLNRMFDKVFSQANTPLKRWVLDFAFRRKEAELRSGVVRQDSLWDKLIFKKVQASLGGRVRLMITGAAPVSPTILTFLRAALGCQFYEGYGQTECTAGCSMSLPGDWTAGHVGPPLPCNLIKLVDVAEMNYLAANGEGEVCVKGPNVFQGYLGDPERTAEALDKDGWLHTGDVGKWLPNGALKIIDRKKHIFKLAQGEYIAPEKIETIYNRSDPVAQIFVHGDSLKACLVGVVVPDPDFLPIWAKKRGIEGSYTELCKNKEVKSNILEDILQLGKEAGLRSFEQVREIALHPEMFTVQNGLLTPTLKAKRSELLNRFREQIDELYAKIKM, from the exons ATGAACTTTAGGCAG GGTCCGTCTTTGACAGTCATGCAGGCTCAGGAAGTCCTGAGGCAGCTGCGTATtccagagctggaggagctgcggcAGTATGTGCGCGGGCTGCCCACCAACACGCTGCTGGGGATGGGGGCTTTCGCCGCCCTCACCACCTACTGGCTGACCACCCGACCCAGAGCCCTCAAACCTCCCTGCGACCTCAGCCTGCAGTCCCAGGAAATTCCA GGCGAGGGCCATGTTCGGAGGTCGGTTCTGACGGACAGCGACGAGCTGATGACCTACTACTACAGCGACGCCCGGACCATGTACCAGGTTTTCCAGCGGGGGCTGCGCGTGTCAG ACAACGGACCATGTTTAGGGTCGAGAAAACCAAACCAGCCGTATGAATGGCAGACGTACCAGGAG GTGGCTGACAGAGCAGAGCATGTGGGATCTGCTCTCCTCCATCGGGGACACTCTCAGTCCGGGGACAAGTTCATCGGAATCTTCTCTCAGAACAGACCAGAG TGGACCATTTGTGAACTGGCCTGCTACACCTACTCCCTAGTGGCGGTCCCACTGTACGACACCCTCGGGGACGAAGCCATCGCCTACATCGTCAACAAAG CCCAAATCACCACGGTCTTCTGCGACGTGGCCCAAAAAGCCGGGATGATTCTGGACTGTGTCCGTGAAAACGGGAAGATGGTGAAGACCATTGTTGTCATGGAGACGTTTGACAGCGAGCTGGTGGCTCGAGGGAAAGAGTGTGGGGTGGACGTCCTCAGCCTGAAGGACTTTGAG GCCATCGGTGCAGCCTACCACCAGACCCCCTTG cCGCCTAAACCCGAGGACATGGCGCTGATCTGCTTCACGTCCGGCACCACAG GGAGCCCCAAAGGTGCCATGCTAACACACGGAAACGTCATCGCCAACACGGCAGCCTTCCTGAAAGTCACCCAG AACACCCTGTCGGCCAGCACTGACGACGTGCTCATCTCCTTCCTCCCCCTGGCCCACATGTTTGAGAGAGTCGTGGAG GGCGTGATGCTCATCCACGGAGCTCGGATCGGCTACTTCCAGGGAGACATCCGTCTGCTGATGGACGACCTGAAGACGCTGCAGCCCACCGTCTTTCCTGTGGTGCCACGGCTGCTCAACCGCATGTTTGATAAG gtgttcAGTCAAGCCAACACGCCGCTCAAGAGGTGGGTCCTGGACTTTGCCTTCAGGAGGAAGGAGGCGGAGCTTCGGAGCGGCGTGGTGAGACAGGACAGCTTGTGGGACAAACTCATCTTCAAGAAAGTGCAG GCGAGCCTCGGGGGACGGGTCAGACTGATGATCACTGGAGCAGCCCCGGTGTCGCCCACCATCCTCACCTTCCTGCGAGCGGCTCTGGGCTGTCAG TTCTACGAAGGTTACGGTCAGACGGAATGTACAGCTGGATGCTCCATGTCGCTGCCTGGAGACTGGACCGCCG GTCACGTGGGGCCACCGCTGCCCTGCAACCTCATCAAACTGGTGGACGTGGCAGAAATGAACTACCTGGCTGCCAACGGAGAGGGAGAG GTTTGTGTCAAAGGACCAAATGTGTTTCAGGGGTACCTGGGTGACCCCGAGAGGACTGCTGAAGCGCTGGACAAGGACGGCTGGCTGCACACTGGCGACGTTGGAAAGTGGCTTCct AACGGTGCTCTGAAAATCATCGACAGGAAGAAGCACATCTTCAAGCTGGCGCAGGGAGAGTACATCGCCCCCGAGAAGATCGAAACCATCTACAACCGCAGCGACCCCGTGGCCCAGATCTTTGTTCACGGCGACAGCTTAAAG GCCTGTCTGGTGGGAGTCGTCGTTCCCGATCCAGACTTCCTGCCCATTTGGGCGAAGAAAAGAGGCATTGAAGGGTCGTACACTGAACTCTGCAAGAACAAG GAGGTGAAGAGCAACATCCTGGAGGACATTCTGCAGCTGGGCAAAGAGGCGGGACTCAGGTCTTTCGAGCAG GTGCGAGAGATCGCGCTACACCCTGAAATGTTCACGGTCCAGAACGGCCTGCTCACCCCTACCCTGAAAGCCAAACGGTCCGAGCTGCTCAACCGCTTCCGAGAGCAGATCGATGAACTGTACGCCAAAATTAAAATGTGA
- the acsl1a gene encoding long-chain-fatty-acid--CoA ligase 1a isoform X4 gives MQAQEVLRQLRIPELEELRQYVRGLPTNTLLGMGAFAALTTYWLTTRPRALKPPCDLSLQSQEIPGEGHVRRSVLTDSDELMTYYYSDARTMYQVFQRGLRVSDNGPCLGSRKPNQPYEWQTYQEVADRAEHVGSALLHRGHSQSGDKFIGIFSQNRPEWTICELACYTYSLVAVPLYDTLGDEAIAYIVNKAQITTVFCDVAQKAGMILDCVRENGKMVKTIVVMETFDSELVARGKECGVDVLSLKDFEAIGAAYHQTPLPPKPEDMALICFTSGTTGSPKGAMLTHGNVIANTAAFLKVTQNTLSASTDDVLISFLPLAHMFERVVEGVMLIHGARIGYFQGDIRLLMDDLKTLQPTVFPVVPRLLNRMFDKVFSQANTPLKRWVLDFAFRRKEAELRSGVVRQDSLWDKLIFKKVQASLGGRVRLMITGAAPVSPTILTFLRAALGCQFYEGYGQTECTAGCSMSLPGDWTAGHVGPPLPCNLIKLVDVAEMNYLAANGEGEVCVKGPNVFQGYLGDPERTAEALDKDGWLHTGDVGKWLPNGALKIIDRKKHIFKLAQGEYIAPEKIETIYNRSDPVAQIFVHGDSLKACLVGVVVPDPDFLPIWAKKRGIEGSYTELCKNKEVKSNILEDILQLGKEAGLRSFEQVREIALHPEMFTVQNGLLTPTLKAKRSELLNRFREQIDELYAKIKM, from the exons ATGCAGGCTCAGGAAGTCCTGAGGCAGCTGCGTATtccagagctggaggagctgcggcAGTATGTGCGCGGGCTGCCCACCAACACGCTGCTGGGGATGGGGGCTTTCGCCGCCCTCACCACCTACTGGCTGACCACCCGACCCAGAGCCCTCAAACCTCCCTGCGACCTCAGCCTGCAGTCCCAGGAAATTCCA GGCGAGGGCCATGTTCGGAGGTCGGTTCTGACGGACAGCGACGAGCTGATGACCTACTACTACAGCGACGCCCGGACCATGTACCAGGTTTTCCAGCGGGGGCTGCGCGTGTCAG ACAACGGACCATGTTTAGGGTCGAGAAAACCAAACCAGCCGTATGAATGGCAGACGTACCAGGAG GTGGCTGACAGAGCAGAGCATGTGGGATCTGCTCTCCTCCATCGGGGACACTCTCAGTCCGGGGACAAGTTCATCGGAATCTTCTCTCAGAACAGACCAGAG TGGACCATTTGTGAACTGGCCTGCTACACCTACTCCCTAGTGGCGGTCCCACTGTACGACACCCTCGGGGACGAAGCCATCGCCTACATCGTCAACAAAG CCCAAATCACCACGGTCTTCTGCGACGTGGCCCAAAAAGCCGGGATGATTCTGGACTGTGTCCGTGAAAACGGGAAGATGGTGAAGACCATTGTTGTCATGGAGACGTTTGACAGCGAGCTGGTGGCTCGAGGGAAAGAGTGTGGGGTGGACGTCCTCAGCCTGAAGGACTTTGAG GCCATCGGTGCAGCCTACCACCAGACCCCCTTG cCGCCTAAACCCGAGGACATGGCGCTGATCTGCTTCACGTCCGGCACCACAG GGAGCCCCAAAGGTGCCATGCTAACACACGGAAACGTCATCGCCAACACGGCAGCCTTCCTGAAAGTCACCCAG AACACCCTGTCGGCCAGCACTGACGACGTGCTCATCTCCTTCCTCCCCCTGGCCCACATGTTTGAGAGAGTCGTGGAG GGCGTGATGCTCATCCACGGAGCTCGGATCGGCTACTTCCAGGGAGACATCCGTCTGCTGATGGACGACCTGAAGACGCTGCAGCCCACCGTCTTTCCTGTGGTGCCACGGCTGCTCAACCGCATGTTTGATAAG gtgttcAGTCAAGCCAACACGCCGCTCAAGAGGTGGGTCCTGGACTTTGCCTTCAGGAGGAAGGAGGCGGAGCTTCGGAGCGGCGTGGTGAGACAGGACAGCTTGTGGGACAAACTCATCTTCAAGAAAGTGCAG GCGAGCCTCGGGGGACGGGTCAGACTGATGATCACTGGAGCAGCCCCGGTGTCGCCCACCATCCTCACCTTCCTGCGAGCGGCTCTGGGCTGTCAG TTCTACGAAGGTTACGGTCAGACGGAATGTACAGCTGGATGCTCCATGTCGCTGCCTGGAGACTGGACCGCCG GTCACGTGGGGCCACCGCTGCCCTGCAACCTCATCAAACTGGTGGACGTGGCAGAAATGAACTACCTGGCTGCCAACGGAGAGGGAGAG GTTTGTGTCAAAGGACCAAATGTGTTTCAGGGGTACCTGGGTGACCCCGAGAGGACTGCTGAAGCGCTGGACAAGGACGGCTGGCTGCACACTGGCGACGTTGGAAAGTGGCTTCct AACGGTGCTCTGAAAATCATCGACAGGAAGAAGCACATCTTCAAGCTGGCGCAGGGAGAGTACATCGCCCCCGAGAAGATCGAAACCATCTACAACCGCAGCGACCCCGTGGCCCAGATCTTTGTTCACGGCGACAGCTTAAAG GCCTGTCTGGTGGGAGTCGTCGTTCCCGATCCAGACTTCCTGCCCATTTGGGCGAAGAAAAGAGGCATTGAAGGGTCGTACACTGAACTCTGCAAGAACAAG GAGGTGAAGAGCAACATCCTGGAGGACATTCTGCAGCTGGGCAAAGAGGCGGGACTCAGGTCTTTCGAGCAG GTGCGAGAGATCGCGCTACACCCTGAAATGTTCACGGTCCAGAACGGCCTGCTCACCCCTACCCTGAAAGCCAAACGGTCCGAGCTGCTCAACCGCTTCCGAGAGCAGATCGATGAACTGTACGCCAAAATTAAAATGTGA
- the acsl1a gene encoding long-chain-fatty-acid--CoA ligase 1a isoform X5, whose product MQVTVETVAAESRLDLRTTEGPSLTVMQAQEVLRQLRIPELEELRQYVRGLPTNTLLGMGAFAALTTYWLTTRPRALKPPCDLSLQSQEIPGEGHVRRSVLTDSDELMTYYYSDARTMYQVFQRGLRVSDNGPCLGSRKPNQPYEWQTYQEVADRAEHVGSALLHRGHSQSGDKFIGIFSQNRPEWTICELACYTYSLVAVPLYDTLGDEAIAYIVNKAQITTVFCDVAQKAGMILDCVRENGKMVKTIVVMETFDSELVARGKECGVDVLSLKDFEAIGAAYHQTPLPPKPEDMALICFTSGTTGSPKGAMLTHGNVIANTAAFLKVTQGVMLIHGARIGYFQGDIRLLMDDLKTLQPTVFPVVPRLLNRMFDKVFSQANTPLKRWVLDFAFRRKEAELRSGVVRQDSLWDKLIFKKVQASLGGRVRLMITGAAPVSPTILTFLRAALGCQFYEGYGQTECTAGCSMSLPGDWTAGHVGPPLPCNLIKLVDVAEMNYLAANGEGEVCVKGPNVFQGYLGDPERTAEALDKDGWLHTGDVGKWLPNGALKIIDRKKHIFKLAQGEYIAPEKIETIYNRSDPVAQIFVHGDSLKACLVGVVVPDPDFLPIWAKKRGIEGSYTELCKNKEVKSNILEDILQLGKEAGLRSFEQVREIALHPEMFTVQNGLLTPTLKAKRSELLNRFREQIDELYAKIKM is encoded by the exons GGTCCGTCTTTGACAGTCATGCAGGCTCAGGAAGTCCTGAGGCAGCTGCGTATtccagagctggaggagctgcggcAGTATGTGCGCGGGCTGCCCACCAACACGCTGCTGGGGATGGGGGCTTTCGCCGCCCTCACCACCTACTGGCTGACCACCCGACCCAGAGCCCTCAAACCTCCCTGCGACCTCAGCCTGCAGTCCCAGGAAATTCCA GGCGAGGGCCATGTTCGGAGGTCGGTTCTGACGGACAGCGACGAGCTGATGACCTACTACTACAGCGACGCCCGGACCATGTACCAGGTTTTCCAGCGGGGGCTGCGCGTGTCAG ACAACGGACCATGTTTAGGGTCGAGAAAACCAAACCAGCCGTATGAATGGCAGACGTACCAGGAG GTGGCTGACAGAGCAGAGCATGTGGGATCTGCTCTCCTCCATCGGGGACACTCTCAGTCCGGGGACAAGTTCATCGGAATCTTCTCTCAGAACAGACCAGAG TGGACCATTTGTGAACTGGCCTGCTACACCTACTCCCTAGTGGCGGTCCCACTGTACGACACCCTCGGGGACGAAGCCATCGCCTACATCGTCAACAAAG CCCAAATCACCACGGTCTTCTGCGACGTGGCCCAAAAAGCCGGGATGATTCTGGACTGTGTCCGTGAAAACGGGAAGATGGTGAAGACCATTGTTGTCATGGAGACGTTTGACAGCGAGCTGGTGGCTCGAGGGAAAGAGTGTGGGGTGGACGTCCTCAGCCTGAAGGACTTTGAG GCCATCGGTGCAGCCTACCACCAGACCCCCTTG cCGCCTAAACCCGAGGACATGGCGCTGATCTGCTTCACGTCCGGCACCACAG GGAGCCCCAAAGGTGCCATGCTAACACACGGAAACGTCATCGCCAACACGGCAGCCTTCCTGAAAGTCACCCAG GGCGTGATGCTCATCCACGGAGCTCGGATCGGCTACTTCCAGGGAGACATCCGTCTGCTGATGGACGACCTGAAGACGCTGCAGCCCACCGTCTTTCCTGTGGTGCCACGGCTGCTCAACCGCATGTTTGATAAG gtgttcAGTCAAGCCAACACGCCGCTCAAGAGGTGGGTCCTGGACTTTGCCTTCAGGAGGAAGGAGGCGGAGCTTCGGAGCGGCGTGGTGAGACAGGACAGCTTGTGGGACAAACTCATCTTCAAGAAAGTGCAG GCGAGCCTCGGGGGACGGGTCAGACTGATGATCACTGGAGCAGCCCCGGTGTCGCCCACCATCCTCACCTTCCTGCGAGCGGCTCTGGGCTGTCAG TTCTACGAAGGTTACGGTCAGACGGAATGTACAGCTGGATGCTCCATGTCGCTGCCTGGAGACTGGACCGCCG GTCACGTGGGGCCACCGCTGCCCTGCAACCTCATCAAACTGGTGGACGTGGCAGAAATGAACTACCTGGCTGCCAACGGAGAGGGAGAG GTTTGTGTCAAAGGACCAAATGTGTTTCAGGGGTACCTGGGTGACCCCGAGAGGACTGCTGAAGCGCTGGACAAGGACGGCTGGCTGCACACTGGCGACGTTGGAAAGTGGCTTCct AACGGTGCTCTGAAAATCATCGACAGGAAGAAGCACATCTTCAAGCTGGCGCAGGGAGAGTACATCGCCCCCGAGAAGATCGAAACCATCTACAACCGCAGCGACCCCGTGGCCCAGATCTTTGTTCACGGCGACAGCTTAAAG GCCTGTCTGGTGGGAGTCGTCGTTCCCGATCCAGACTTCCTGCCCATTTGGGCGAAGAAAAGAGGCATTGAAGGGTCGTACACTGAACTCTGCAAGAACAAG GAGGTGAAGAGCAACATCCTGGAGGACATTCTGCAGCTGGGCAAAGAGGCGGGACTCAGGTCTTTCGAGCAG GTGCGAGAGATCGCGCTACACCCTGAAATGTTCACGGTCCAGAACGGCCTGCTCACCCCTACCCTGAAAGCCAAACGGTCCGAGCTGCTCAACCGCTTCCGAGAGCAGATCGATGAACTGTACGCCAAAATTAAAATGTGA
- the acsl1a gene encoding long-chain-fatty-acid--CoA ligase 1a isoform X1: MQVTVETVAAESRLDLRTTEGPSLTVMQAQEVLRQLRIPELEELRQYVRGLPTNTLLGMGAFAALTTYWLTTRPRALKPPCDLSLQSQEIPGEGHVRRSVLTDSDELMTYYYSDARTMYQVFQRGLRVSDNGPCLGSRKPNQPYEWQTYQEVADRAEHVGSALLHRGHSQSGDKFIGIFSQNRPEWTICELACYTYSLVAVPLYDTLGDEAIAYIVNKAQITTVFCDVAQKAGMILDCVRENGKMVKTIVVMETFDSELVARGKECGVDVLSLKDFEAIGAAYHQTPLPPKPEDMALICFTSGTTGSPKGAMLTHGNVIANTAAFLKVTQNTLSASTDDVLISFLPLAHMFERVVEGVMLIHGARIGYFQGDIRLLMDDLKTLQPTVFPVVPRLLNRMFDKVFSQANTPLKRWVLDFAFRRKEAELRSGVVRQDSLWDKLIFKKVQASLGGRVRLMITGAAPVSPTILTFLRAALGCQFYEGYGQTECTAGCSMSLPGDWTAGHVGPPLPCNLIKLVDVAEMNYLAANGEGEVCVKGPNVFQGYLGDPERTAEALDKDGWLHTGDVGKWLPNGALKIIDRKKHIFKLAQGEYIAPEKIETIYNRSDPVAQIFVHGDSLKACLVGVVVPDPDFLPIWAKKRGIEGSYTELCKNKEVKSNILEDILQLGKEAGLRSFEQVREIALHPEMFTVQNGLLTPTLKAKRSELLNRFREQIDELYAKIKM; the protein is encoded by the exons GGTCCGTCTTTGACAGTCATGCAGGCTCAGGAAGTCCTGAGGCAGCTGCGTATtccagagctggaggagctgcggcAGTATGTGCGCGGGCTGCCCACCAACACGCTGCTGGGGATGGGGGCTTTCGCCGCCCTCACCACCTACTGGCTGACCACCCGACCCAGAGCCCTCAAACCTCCCTGCGACCTCAGCCTGCAGTCCCAGGAAATTCCA GGCGAGGGCCATGTTCGGAGGTCGGTTCTGACGGACAGCGACGAGCTGATGACCTACTACTACAGCGACGCCCGGACCATGTACCAGGTTTTCCAGCGGGGGCTGCGCGTGTCAG ACAACGGACCATGTTTAGGGTCGAGAAAACCAAACCAGCCGTATGAATGGCAGACGTACCAGGAG GTGGCTGACAGAGCAGAGCATGTGGGATCTGCTCTCCTCCATCGGGGACACTCTCAGTCCGGGGACAAGTTCATCGGAATCTTCTCTCAGAACAGACCAGAG TGGACCATTTGTGAACTGGCCTGCTACACCTACTCCCTAGTGGCGGTCCCACTGTACGACACCCTCGGGGACGAAGCCATCGCCTACATCGTCAACAAAG CCCAAATCACCACGGTCTTCTGCGACGTGGCCCAAAAAGCCGGGATGATTCTGGACTGTGTCCGTGAAAACGGGAAGATGGTGAAGACCATTGTTGTCATGGAGACGTTTGACAGCGAGCTGGTGGCTCGAGGGAAAGAGTGTGGGGTGGACGTCCTCAGCCTGAAGGACTTTGAG GCCATCGGTGCAGCCTACCACCAGACCCCCTTG cCGCCTAAACCCGAGGACATGGCGCTGATCTGCTTCACGTCCGGCACCACAG GGAGCCCCAAAGGTGCCATGCTAACACACGGAAACGTCATCGCCAACACGGCAGCCTTCCTGAAAGTCACCCAG AACACCCTGTCGGCCAGCACTGACGACGTGCTCATCTCCTTCCTCCCCCTGGCCCACATGTTTGAGAGAGTCGTGGAG GGCGTGATGCTCATCCACGGAGCTCGGATCGGCTACTTCCAGGGAGACATCCGTCTGCTGATGGACGACCTGAAGACGCTGCAGCCCACCGTCTTTCCTGTGGTGCCACGGCTGCTCAACCGCATGTTTGATAAG gtgttcAGTCAAGCCAACACGCCGCTCAAGAGGTGGGTCCTGGACTTTGCCTTCAGGAGGAAGGAGGCGGAGCTTCGGAGCGGCGTGGTGAGACAGGACAGCTTGTGGGACAAACTCATCTTCAAGAAAGTGCAG GCGAGCCTCGGGGGACGGGTCAGACTGATGATCACTGGAGCAGCCCCGGTGTCGCCCACCATCCTCACCTTCCTGCGAGCGGCTCTGGGCTGTCAG TTCTACGAAGGTTACGGTCAGACGGAATGTACAGCTGGATGCTCCATGTCGCTGCCTGGAGACTGGACCGCCG GTCACGTGGGGCCACCGCTGCCCTGCAACCTCATCAAACTGGTGGACGTGGCAGAAATGAACTACCTGGCTGCCAACGGAGAGGGAGAG GTTTGTGTCAAAGGACCAAATGTGTTTCAGGGGTACCTGGGTGACCCCGAGAGGACTGCTGAAGCGCTGGACAAGGACGGCTGGCTGCACACTGGCGACGTTGGAAAGTGGCTTCct AACGGTGCTCTGAAAATCATCGACAGGAAGAAGCACATCTTCAAGCTGGCGCAGGGAGAGTACATCGCCCCCGAGAAGATCGAAACCATCTACAACCGCAGCGACCCCGTGGCCCAGATCTTTGTTCACGGCGACAGCTTAAAG GCCTGTCTGGTGGGAGTCGTCGTTCCCGATCCAGACTTCCTGCCCATTTGGGCGAAGAAAAGAGGCATTGAAGGGTCGTACACTGAACTCTGCAAGAACAAG GAGGTGAAGAGCAACATCCTGGAGGACATTCTGCAGCTGGGCAAAGAGGCGGGACTCAGGTCTTTCGAGCAG GTGCGAGAGATCGCGCTACACCCTGAAATGTTCACGGTCCAGAACGGCCTGCTCACCCCTACCCTGAAAGCCAAACGGTCCGAGCTGCTCAACCGCTTCCGAGAGCAGATCGATGAACTGTACGCCAAAATTAAAATGTGA